The nucleotide window AAAAGGGGCGGTGTTGATGCTGAGCATGGGGGAGGTCATGGCCACCTTGTCAAAGGGGTGCGCAAAAGCCGCCAGGTAGAGGGCGGCAATACAGCCCCCCATGGAATGGGCCAGCAGCCAGTGGCGTTTAAAACCTAGGGGCAACACCACCTGGTTGACGAACAGGTGCAGATCCTCGGCGTAGTGGTCAAAGTCTTCCACGTAGCCCAGCAAGGGATCGTCGGTCAGGCGGCCAGAAAAGCCCTGGCCCCTGTGGTCCAGAGCCGCCACCGCTATGCCCAGCCGGCCCAGCTCAAAGATCAGTTCCTGGTATTTAAGGACACTTTCGGTGCGCCCCGAGCTCAATACCAGCAGGGTGCTGGCCCCCGGAGGCAGGAACAGCCGGTAGTGCAGTTCGACCCCGTCCGGGCTCAACAGGCTGCCAATCTGGCCCCCCTCGAAATAGGGGTGTACCAGGCTTTGGTAGCCGGCTTTAAGCGCGTCCTCGGTCAACCACATGGCAAATCCTGCATAAAGGAAAAAGGCAGCCCTTAGGCTGCCTTAATATTGGTCGGAAAGACAGGATTTGAAACTGCGACCCCTCCGTCCCGAACGTAGTGCTCTACCAAGCTGAGCTACTTTCCGTTGCTTGCCCAAGGGGCTTTGCAAAACTGAGAATTCTTGGTCGGAAAGACAGGATTTGAACCTGCGACCCCTCCGTCCCGAACGTAGTGCTCTACCAAGCTGAGCTACTTTCCGTCGCTTGCCCAAGGGGCTTTGCAAAACTGAGAATTCTTGGTCGGGAAGACAGGATTTGAACCTGCGACCCCTACGTCCCGAGCGTAGTGCTCTACCAAGCTGAGCTACTTTCCGTCGCTTGCCCAAGGGGCTTTGCAAAACTGAGAATTCTTGGTCGGAAAGACAGGATTTGAACCTGCGACCCCTACGTCCCGAACGTAGAGCTCTACCAAGCTGAGCTACTTTCCGTCGCTTGCCCAAGGGGCTTTGCAAAACTGAGAATTCTTGGTCGGAAAGACAGGATTTGAACCTGCGACCCCTACGTCCCGAACGTAGTGCTCTACCAAGCTGAGCTACTTTCCGATACAACGGCGAGCATTATAGCCATCTGCCTTTGGCATTCAAGAAAAAGCGTTGCAGGCCCCGTCTTCTGGCGTTTTTTTATGCGAATCAGCTGCCTGAAACGAAAAGGCCCCGCACGAGGCGGGGCAAAAAGTCATGATGTCAGTAGGGTTTGCCGACAACGGGCGAGCCCGATGCCAACCGCCGGTACCAACAACCGGCGCTACCACCATTGAAGGTGAAGTAGTCATATCCGGGAGGCTTTACAGCTTCCCTGTCATCTTAGTGCCCTCGTCCACCCTTAGGCTGGCAAGGGGCCTGTTCCCTGGTTCGTCCCGAATGACCGTCCTGTTGTTATGGCGATTTGGTCACCTGGAACCGGCGCAGAAACCTACGACTCAGGGTTCCTGCTGATGATTTTTCGTACTCCTCCAGCCCTGTTATGGTAGTGATTACGGGTTGGGCAACCCGCTGCACGTCTGCAGCGTGTCGCAGACTATATACAATGGGAAAACTAATTTTCAAGCAAAATGAAACAATTTTGAAACAAAGGTGAGGTCGCCATGAACAGGCGGATACTGTGCTTGCTGGATCAGGAAGATAGCGCCACCCTGCCCTGGGCTCTGCCCATGCTCAAGGGGCTGTGCGACAGGCATTGGGTACAGGTTTTATGCCGCCCAGAACAGGCCCGGTTGCTGGGGGCCTTACCCTGGCTGCCGGCGCCGCTGGTGGCCCACCATCCCGGCAGTTGGCCACGCCTTATCTGGCAGTTGCGCCACCAGCGCTGGGACAGCGTCTGGGATCTGAGCCTGCCGCCCCTGACTCCCTGGCGCCAAACCTTGCCCTTTTTGGTTCCCACAGGCCACAGGCTGCTGCTGGCGGGCAGCTCTCCCTTCGATGCCCAGCGCCTGCCCTGCCCCCCGGACGCCCATGTGGCGGAACGCTTCGGTCAGGCACTGGCTACCCTTGGCCTGGGTGGCTCCCACCGCTGGCTACCGCCGCTGAGCAGTACCGAACAGGGGCTGCTGGCCGCCATCGGTGACAGGCCCATGGTGGCCATCAACCTGCTGGACGACGACGGCCAGGCCTTCGCTCCCCTGGTGGAACAGTTTCGAGACCTGCTGCAAGGCCTGCCAAAACTGGTCCTGGTGCTGCTACACCCCCTGCCCAAGGCCCTCAAAGGGCTGCGCTCCCCCAGGTTGTTCAGCCTGGAAGACAGCGCCCCTTTGACCGGTTGGCAGCTGCTGGCCAGGGCCCAGAGCCTGCTGGGGGTGGACTCGGCCTGGGTGCAAAGGGCAGCGGTGCTGGGAGTGCCGCAGCTGGCCCTTTATACCGACGACAACCAGTACCTCAATCGCTGGCACCCCAACGATCTCAACGCCCTGGTCTGGCGCTACACCCCGGGGGAGCCTTTGGCCCTCAATGCCCTGCTGGGCCAGCTTCGCAAGCTCCATAAGAGCCAACAGGAGCCCAGCCTCAACCTGGTGTAGCCTGGCGGTGGGCCAGGCGCCGCCACAGCCATTCAAAAGGCCCTTGGGAGAAGCGGCGAAGGTAAAGGGGGGTCAGAGCCAGGGCCAGCAGGCTGTAGCCCAGGGCCAGGGCCAGCAACGCCGCCCTTGGCCATTGGCCGAAAAGGCCGGTGCCGTAGAAGAATCCTGTCATCACCAGGCTTTGCAGCAGGTAGTGGCTAAGGGCTATACGCCCTGCCCCCTGCAGGGCCGTCCAGCCGCTGCCAAAACGCAGGGCCAGGCCCAGGTAGCCAAGGGCCTGGATAGGCGCAAACAACAGCAGCCAACCGTGGCCCAAGGCAGGGTCCAGCATCAACGCCAGTGCGC belongs to Gallaecimonas xiamenensis 3-C-1 and includes:
- a CDS encoding alpha/beta fold hydrolase, with amino-acid sequence MWLTEDALKAGYQSLVHPYFEGGQIGSLLSPDGVELHYRLFLPPGASTLLVLSSGRTESVLKYQELIFELGRLGIAVAALDHRGQGFSGRLTDDPLLGYVEDFDHYAEDLHLFVNQVVLPLGFKRHWLLAHSMGGCIAALYLAAFAHPFDKVAMTSPMLSINTAPFPNWVAKSMARWQSQQDKRRGQPRYVLTTGPYQRKPFEGNGLSHSHYRYELCQDWLEAMPDARLGGPSAQWLDAAFLAMDKAVKEAGAITVPVLVLVAGEDKVVSRTGQEALVAALPKGSLQIIDGGWHELLLEEDGYRLATLERLWAFFND
- a CDS encoding glycosyltransferase family 9 protein; the protein is MNRRILCLLDQEDSATLPWALPMLKGLCDRHWVQVLCRPEQARLLGALPWLPAPLVAHHPGSWPRLIWQLRHQRWDSVWDLSLPPLTPWRQTLPFLVPTGHRLLLAGSSPFDAQRLPCPPDAHVAERFGQALATLGLGGSHRWLPPLSSTEQGLLAAIGDRPMVAINLLDDDGQAFAPLVEQFRDLLQGLPKLVLVLLHPLPKALKGLRSPRLFSLEDSAPLTGWQLLARAQSLLGVDSAWVQRAAVLGVPQLALYTDDNQYLNRWHPNDLNALVWRYTPGEPLALNALLGQLRKLHKSQQEPSLNLV